TCCTCTTCCACAACTACAATCcctatccatccattttttttgttcattttattttgtaaatgtgtctTTTTAGGCTTATCTCAACAATATAATAACTTTTACTGACAGAATTGTAGATGCAGGCTAGGACGGTCTCGGTCATTTGCAGATAATGTTGTCCTATTGGCTTCACaggacatggaccttcagcatgcagagGGACaatttgctgctgagtgtgacaaggaaagaaaagaaacaacACCTCTCAGGAGCTTGACTAGAAAAAGGAGGCCATCTCCAGTTTGGAGGAGAGTCCTTACCCCACATGGAGTTCAAGTATTTGTGTTTTTCACTaggaatggaatgtgagattaaaagatggatcagtgcagcggccgcagtaatgcagttgatgtgATTGTCAATTGTAGTGAAGGAACGAAGACGAAAGGCAGTGTTCTCAATTTACCGCTCAATCTAGGTTCCTACTCTTACCTATgatcatgactgaaaggacaataTCTCAGATACAACTAGAAACATTTTACAAAGTGTTATGACCTGCTCATATAAGTCGTTACATAAAAGAGAGATGAAccaacaaaatagcctgaatgcaaaatatttattataaaatgtaacttaTAAAGTGTTGCCCCCTTGAACAATGAATAGGACAGTCATTTGATTTTCTGTAGATTTATTTGCTCCGGTCTTTTTTTCTGTGACGATTCGGGACTGAACAACAACAATTCATTTACAAGAACGGTTCACTTACAGACTGAATCACTTATCTGACTCTTCTTCTCTTATGAACACACAATGTCTCTTTTCTCACAGCGCCCTCATTGGTGCATGCATGCATCCCTGTACGCTGCTCTCTCCAACTTATTCAGATTTATATATAaaccacaaataaaataaaggcattaaaaataaaattaaacatttataatccTTTTGAGGCCATTACAAAAGcaatcaatcaaagcaaccaaAAAATGTCGAGGAATAttaatgaagataaagaacttaggatctaatcacaacaacactttaatTACAAGATAGAAGTAATGCAAAAGaaaaccataaggttaaagagtcaataagatggcaggtcttgacatgaggACTCCTTAGTAGCCACAGTGTCCTGGGGTAGCTTgcacaacaacttttattttCCCCTGTGAGGAGTAATGCAGGCACCTagacatagaggtaaagttggttttatattcacacatttgttcatttataggTCTCTATGTTGTTTACcttgttactttgaatattcaatcataattagaatgcaagtgtgacttctaaacaacattaacactgtttatttgactgtgaacaatgttgtactttgatagtcattggctgataatatgatgtcgctatttagagtttgcaaataatacttttatgaaattatattattaaggggaaagtctgaatgtgcgaatataaaaccaactttacctctataatttAGACTCCAATCTAGAGTCTTGGGAACATCACAGtgtattaataatgtaaaaatatgttcccaaatcataaaatatttaacaagtttttattttactCAAAATAGTAAATATAGTAAACTAGAAAGAATCTTGAACCCAAAAGTAAAGAATCTTTACTAATAAAAGCTGCAACacatgaagtttcataaactaatttcgagaggagcacgtgatatgatttaGCACAACTGGccactcatctgtaatcagtattAATCCAATCAGATTACTCCAACTGCCCCATACAACGCAAGCCACAACTCCAACTAAACTCAAGACGCCGGCAATCCAAGCCACTGCAATGAAGCCGAACTCTCACTGATCTAATAGGGGTCCACTTTCGATAACAGACATGCCTCGCTAGATAACAACACTCCAACAAAGACTAAACATTTCATAAAGGTTTTGAAAGACGAGACCAGCATGAATGGAATGATTTCAACAAAGAACTCACATCTCAGCCTCCTGGCTGTCAACAAATCCATAACATTCAGACAGCTGAAGTAGTTCAAATGCAAATTACAAGGCAATCTAATCCACAAACATTAGTCTACAACATATCCAAACGTTGATAAACATTTATGGAAGGGTGCACTGTTATCACCCAAACCTGCCGCTGGAGAGCGTGGAGCCAGTCTTTCAGGCATAAACACCGTAGCTATTTTGGTCTACAAAATGGCCGCCAACCTTTTGCACTCTGAACTCTGACTGGTACTCCAAGGAGCCAATAGCTGAAAGGTGAAGTACCACCATCCAATGAGCTTTCCAAACCTGTGATGGTCCCGCCTTCTCTTTTGACAGTTTCATGAATCGACTGAGTGCAAAgactttagctgcgtcccaaatggcacactatgcactcatgcactatgtacttatgcacttacacactcaacaggatagtatatgtatgtagtgtcgtcccaaatggcacattaatgtttttttactaagcggaaactcaaaccgtttccctgatgacgtttgacggttgccaaatcagtgaaataaatgaccaaaactatcaaataaaacctgccgtgagtataaccgctttcaccatcgggaggcgctataatcactctcgtaggagaattttgctttcaccatccaaaataaagttatccaacatgtgcgtccgatagctccgccccttccgctacgcaagcaaacctgcggtcgttgactgcgtgaagtgtccatcattccacacttcattttagcggctgaatgagtgcatcatccgggtaattaaagtgcacttattatttttagtgttttcagtgtgaatgcactacttacactatttatactacaaaatggcgtagaatagtgcataagtaagcgatttgggacgcagcttttgtgAATGAATCGGGCCAGATACACTCAAGATTTTTCAATCATGTTAAGATTCCATATGTGATGTTATTGATCATGGATTTAGTAAAAGCTAATGTTAAACTTTACATTCACACAGTTCCTACAAAGTGGTAACATTATTTTTCAAGTTTGATGTTGgcagttgatatatttacatttaaataaaaaataaaataaaatgaaaagagtATTACCCAGCTACTGAAATACATATAACACATTAAGCATTGAAGCTCTTTTATAACATGTCAATCGTGACTCGTATATCAATACACACGAGTGTCATAGAAAAGTTTATAATGGGAAGTCAGTGAGATGTGAAAAGGCAAAGAAGCAATTTCCTGCTTCACTGGTACAAACCGGAGGAGGATATTTCAATGAGAGTCAATGGAGTAACTTTTCATACATTGACTGTGTTAGGTACATTTGCTTTTAAACAAACTTCTATACCACTAAGGGGTTTAAACTCCCCTCCACTATCATCTCACCTGCTCTCCAAGAGGTACTTCTAGGACCACCAGCCAAGACACGCCCTATATCCTCAGCCTTCCATCCATTTGCCACTCTGCAGGGGGTCGAATGCCCACTTCAACAACCCTTGCACATCAAGATATTACAGTTATTgtaacatgcattaacaaaggcgctTCCATTCACAGTTGCCCATGCACTTATGAAGAAACCTTGCATGAATATCAGCTAAAACAATTAATGATGTCTGCTGTATATATACTatgctgtaaatatttaatttttgattCTCTCTTATTTTCTCATTTTAGAGCGCATGACTGCCGGCTCCAGATAACTGCCCTCATTCAACCCTTAGCAAAGATACATTTTCACTCATACAGCCCATACCCTTAATGCCATATTCACACTACACTTTTTGGTTTTTGAGATGTTCTGAACTAACATCAAAATTTCAATCCCATATTCCACCTCATCATAGCTGATCTAACTTTGCAGGATGAAGAAACTCTCTTTATAAAGCAAACAGATCATTTACACAAGGGTACACCCCAATGCATGTCTAGGCCTCTTCCCCAcatttcttcatttaatttttccCTCTAATTGTCCTATACTTCCATTCACTCTTGTTTACCACAGCTCTGACCCATTTCGGGGTCGCCCAAGTTTCAATTGCTGTGGCAGCAACGCTCTAAACAAGCTCGTATACACTTACACTTCCAATACCACTATCATCACACTCCACTGCATAAATAGAGCAGTATATGCTTATGCAGGAGCACACATTGCCTCCATACTGACCCactgcacctctgcagcagcagagacgctaAGCTGAGCCACGCTCCACAACAGCGACGCTCTAGCCGAACCCTTATTCACTCTCACATCTACATATCACTAACTACAGGATTTTACATTCTTATGGGAACATGCATAAATATGCAATACTGAGTGCCACTGCACCTTTGCAACAGCAGAGACTCCCCACCAAGTTACATTCACCAATAGCACCGCTGCAGTGGCACTCTAGTTGAGCCCCTCTTTTACTTCATCTTTACAGATCACTACTGACAATATGTAGCATTCATATCGCTCCAACGCTGACTACCACTGCACCACTGCAACAGCAGTCGCTCCGATGAGCCGTTCCTTGAGCACCAAACTTGTCCAGTCTCCCTCTAACAGGAATCTTCACCGTCAAAATCCCCTTTTTCCCAGAGTCGGCCAACTAGCCCTGTTCCCCGGGCGCCGACCCCCACAGGGGTCTTGTCAAACAGAGAACATCATctaaaacaacactagctacatgaatacactggagattGGACTACAGTTGTATCCAcacctgtacaatcacttgcaaagagattttaagcagcagaggtgctgtttgccagatgtttatgaaactgttcttcactCAGCTGCCATCATTGTGTTTACGGCAAATgtgacacatttacatttacgtgttcattaaggtttgctgattgATTGAAAATCTTCCCACacagagtgcatgtgaatggttactctccagtgtgggtctcacacagtcaagtgatgtaaTTTccaaggtcagagttcaccaagcttgaacttagcaaggcagtgaactgcgaaactttaCGCATAAACTTGCGTTTCCGTTCTGATGCATttgcatgtgtatgaatggaagtcaatgactgtaaaaaatatggacgacgcgacagccccttttcccattgaacgccttgagggcaaaatgcCTGCTTgatgggcacaaactgtcgcaaaagactgctgaaattggaaccttgacatgcgcagaaggactgtctaatggagccagaggaggagccgcgaaaatgagcggagtcgagcttccaaccaaacgctttatgtaaaatcaaccacgccccccgaacttctcacttgACACCTCCTgtatctgcactataacaaaggctCGCTGATGTAAACagaagcacttacatttaaaaacagaataatCTACGGTTTAAAACAGTGTGATTTAAGCTGttatactttaataaaagcaatacatgctggactgcagaaataaatgaTCTTTTATACACTCAAGCCTGAATatcagaacaaaataaaatactgttctATAAAATTTGAACagtaacatataaacaacacgtacatttttagaaaggtttatatttttaattagccatcaacagaacccaaaatatagcctacacaccataacgatttaccatgcgggaacaattgtgcgtttagaagataaatacagcaagatttccaaatatcaacaggatatttacacatcccaaccctgcaatttgtcagtttgtgcaaaaaaaaactttgcactattaatacaatgTGCTGCAACATcgctagtatattgtttattgattttcgcttaaattgttaatttatttgtttattattagtttatttttttgtgcagttttattgtcatttttatatttcttaattcttgtgcactacaaaatgtattcaattgtattattatttaatacttgtgcaatcaatacaggtttttattttgtcctttatttaaatatttgcgatgtatgctgtttgcatctttattcaaaggttaaactcagtgatacactttgcgtttacatagtagcctgcgtttgctgtcatatcaaaacaaatggatgtaataacgttaacaaaggtgagggttttatataatgaagattcaatcgcgccagctccgggccgcagcgcataacctactcgcggcgtcacAGGCTGATTCCGGcttgcatgcggcagcgccggctcgctcggccgccgcatctggttCGATTGActtgggctggaatcgggcaTTGAGTCCAGgtatccggagtaggtccagcagaggtagtcagtctgaggggtaagtctccggcaggcgagaatctagccggaactggcccgagtgtattttgctatctgggtggcaaGGCGTGTATaatcaaactaataaagcccgaaaaaaagcCCTGACCATAGctaataaacagtgttccaccagaatCATGTATgccagaaactatagtttactgctgaactcattttgtcatggtaaaataacacagaaatcgaataataacacttcagtctcctgccgaagctcagacggtctgctttgagaagctgtcaatcacgatgacacgcccagcattaaattactgctaaaaacaaactttttacaaaatgaagatctgcacctatttcagcacaataaccagtgccttaatcgaccagaaccatctttcgggacattttattgcaagtgtaattaatttttttatttgtgctcaagtctccttcattaacacagaggaggcgggctttatgacttgtactgcagccagcccccagggggcgatctaacggccgagacctttactcaaacgcaggcttgcggcacacttgatggaagtctatggagagaaaagtccagtgtgaccacggcttaagtgcaagtgaatggtttctctccagtgtggtgcatcatgtgtagattaagggatgttgATTCGCTgcaactcttcccacactgggtgcACGTGAATGGTtactctccagtgtggatcctcatgtgtttattaaggtgtgatgagcggttaaaactcttcccacacagtGTACATGTGaatggcttctctccagtgtggatccttgtGTGTCTATTAAGGTGTGATGActgactgaaactcttcccacactgagtgcatgtgaatggtttctttccagtgtggatcctcatgtgtttattaaaagatgatgattggcgaaaacttttcccacactgagtgcatgtgaatggtttctctccagtgtggatcatcatgtggtgattaaggtgtgatgagcatttaaaactcctcccacactgagtgcatgtgaacggtctctctccagtgtggatcctagtgtgttgattaagggatgatgattggcgaaaactctttccacactgagtgcatgtgaatggtttctctccagtgtggatcctagTGTGTTTATTAAAGGATGATGATTGGcgaaaactctttccacactgagtgcatgtgaatggtttctctccagtgtggatcctcatgtgaatcttaagtttgcttttgcttgccaaactctttccacactgagggcaggtgtaggtgaaacgattcttgtctctccttttcaaaataacatcagtctgtaaattagttttttcttcaattttgacatgatgttcctcctctttactcccctcattctctttaattaggtctgaaaaaacaaacattaagtcttaaaaactcatcaaaagctgaaaagtgaaaagacactggaaacattggctacacactgtaattttgaagcacattgaatgtaaaataaatcagatcattttATGTTTGGTCCATCAACCTGTACACATTTAGCagattcaattaatctttatttatctagtgcttttacaatttatattgtgtcaaagccacttaacatagaagttatagtaaattgaaaccgtgtcagtccagttttcagagttccttacataaatgatcataaaagtcattttggtcatattgataagacagatttgaaagatgtaaatggcctatatttatttgtatatattcataataagaattttttttctaaaatttgtaaaGCAGACAGGAAATACTTGTTCATTCTGTACCTGACTGGTGAatgcatcagaaaaaaaaagttctgaggtAAAAGCTAaacaaacagctgaatatttgcctCCTCACATACATGagacatacctgtacagcatctgcataaaggctaGAATGTGCAGCGTTCACATTGAGTGCTGTTGGGTCTTTATCATcaattctggggtgattttgaggcttagtTTGGCCAAAACcttctctgtttcagcaaatgaacTGATATTTGGGAACATCTTATTTTGACTCAATACActgggcaaatttactccctTTTTGTTATATTCATGTCTGTTTTTTCTCCATTGGCCtctattataaaaatattgttttaattgcaaagccatgacagcttATAATCATGCTTTTATGATAGTTGGTATTTCCTGTGAAGACAGTGTggtaatttaaatttatatttaaaagtaatgcaaAGTGTCAGATTCACAGCACGGCTGTGTAACTTGTTTTCTCGTTTCGGTCAACTGGTTAGGcagtttctgtctccagaacatgatgagaccAGGACTGAAAAAGCAGTTTAACACTTAATTTGCATCTGACCCAACCTACATgctgtaaaatgtataaatgtagtGTTTGCTGTGCAGTTTAGAGTTTACTTTCGATGATGCCACAACCATGCTGTGTTCTTATTAAAAGTattctgctttgaagacaacCGAAAGTACCCCCCAGGTTTTTGGGCTCTTAGAAGTTTACAACAACAATTAACATTGTTTAATTGGTCTTCACCCATGGGACGGCAACAAGGAAATTAGTGAGAGTAtaaaggaagaggaggagagtTGAAGAGGGCAGCATTATGTGGTGTGCTTGAGAAAAAAAAGTTGACTGAACGGTTGCAGTGTGAAATgagtagagcaggggtggccagctggtcagaatcggcaggctagcgcagaagctcaatttaatatactggggtaaaataaatgctcatattataaagacatggcagggaaaaacgtaatgtaatgcagtgctttttgtacaatctgagacccactttatatcagatatcactcgggcagtggagattgctgatttctaacgaaaacagaccttaaacgtgcagatttttgcattggcatacagttcaccggaagcacttaacccaggttactggcaaattagaAGCCCAATTAGCATGCTtaggcatataccctattattgcACAGCCAATTTACACAAACTGACTATAGAAACACTATTCTGGTTTTCCAACATCTGTAATGATGAGGGCCCACTTTGGTTACTGATGGAACAGCACACGTCTAATCCAGTGTCATTACGCTCAATACTTTGTGCTTTCATTCCAGTTTGTGGTGTTTGTTCACCAAAGATAAGAATTaatgaaagaaaagagaaagtgtATTATTTTGTTCATATTGCTGAATGCTACTGTTGTTGTAATTCAGCTGTAAATGTATACAGGGGGCGCTGCTGGGTTATAGGAGGTGCAAATAGTGAAGTGTGAGATAGTGGAGTGTGAGACAGTATCATGCTGCTGTAAAACCACTAAAGAATAATAAAtcctttttgctttgtttaaaacGTTCTAGTGTCATGTTTCAGTAAAGATCCAACGTATTTCCACTACCGGACACAACACAGTTAGTAAACAATATTCTACAAATAACCCAGTTATTAATGGATCACTCAGAATATGGTCACAATTCAGActtcactttaataataaacaagcaTTGCCTTCTGCTCCCATTTTGTTAAATCCATTATTCTCTTCCTCTCTTATAGATTCAGCATTCCAATTATGCTTTAGGAAGGGAGTTATCTGTGTTAAGGACCTGTTTAAAGATGGCATATTTATCTCATTTCAACAGTTAACAGACATTGAGATTCCCCAGTCAAATATTTTAGGTACCGTCAGGTCCGTAGTTTCATTAAAAACACTTCTCTCCTTCACTGAACCAACCATAAGCATGCTGGATAGATGATTTGGTAAATATGAACCCATATCAAAGGGGTATGAAGTCCATGTTATATGAAGTGGTCTAAAGAACTGCCTCCCCTTCCCTAAATTGTATAAAGCAAAAATGGGAAGATGAACTGGGACTAGAAATATCAGATACAGCCTGGCAATATGCCATAGCACTGGTCCACTCATCTTCTGTATGTATTAGACATGGTCTTCTTCAGTTTAAGGTGCTTCATATGCTTCCCCTATCTAGGAGCAAGCTGGCAAAAATGTATCCAGGGTCAGATTCATCTTGCCCCAGATGTGGTTTAGAGCCAGCAGATCTGAGTCATATGTTCTGGGGATGCCCTAGAATACAATAATGTTTTGGACcaatatttttagattattttcaTCTATATATAATAAAGATATGGATCCTAATACTTTGACCTCAATTTTTGGTACAGTGCCCGATAAAATGTACCTGTCAGCCTTATCACAGAAATCCCTGCCTATTCTTCTTTATTGGCCAGATGCCTGATTCTTCTcaggtggaaaaaaaacaaacctgcCATCCCACAAACATGGGATATTAGAATTTTCACATCTTTAACTCAAGGACCGTAAGTACACCATCTGAGGCTCTGTTAAAAAGTTTTATAAGGGTTTGGCAGCCTTTCCTATCCCACATTGAACACTCAGGGGTTATTATATCCTACGTGTGAGTTTATccctaatttttttaaaatttgttttatctgttttatttatttatttgacttatttgactttttttatttttctctttctccCTTTTTCTTTATGTGGTGTGAGTATTTCTGTATCTTTGTACCATGTTAATTTTTTGGTCAATACGTGTGTTGTggaaaaatttaagacttttaaaaaacaaaataaaaatatttgaataataagaatgtaagcagtgctaaaaatagtttttagaagagTAATAATCCCAtgaatctagttacagtacatgtccctgtCGAAGGTCTGTGAATTTAAGCTTATTATTCACTAaagaaggacaagccattctcgtaagggactttgttctttgtgtgactgaaatgtaagcaatagctgtgtttccatccaaaatgcaaattaaatttatttgcaaaactggaatatcacataaaagatgtgcgaataaagcagcgtttccatccgatgaatcaaagagaacaaaatcgtcacttcctaattaactggcgccaaatatcaacagtataAACAGAACTCACAGTGGTAGAAGAAGCTACatgaaacttttatttatttaattaaataaatgtcaccttagaagacaatgctgacacacaataaaCACGTGGTGGCTTTTTATTATCAGTATGCCCATATTTCTGCATACACTATTAACCTCAACTTTAAAATCTCTTCTCCTTAATTGCTTCTAAATCATAAACTAAACACAATCTTTTATTTGTTGCTTTCttgtaaaattgtattcaaattAAATTAGTCACATCTATGTTTATAACTCAATTAAAATTTTGcttaaataaaatgtctaacaTGGATTGCATATCACCTTGTCTTGGTGTTTCTCTTAATTGCTCAACAAAATAAAACCTCTTCACTACGCTGGCTAATTTTATAATCCTCCGTTTAAGTATTTCACTAATAATCAATCAGTTTTTGAATTTGACACTATTTTTGATAATTCATTTTCTCAACTATTTATTACTTAGTTTGTTCtaatcatttttatgattttcttttggcTACTAATTAGTTCTACGTAATTTCGGTTCAAGTAGTTGCTCATACAATCTTGATATACTTTTATAAGCTGACTAAAAATCACTCAATATTCTTATTATTTCCTTTCAGCTGAATTTTGACTTCATCATTAATCCTCTTCACATGGTTACATGTGAAAGAAAATCTGTTTTCTTAAACTCTCTTTATTCTGTTTCAATTCTTTTATCAGATTAGAACTAATAATTTTTACCCAATGACGTGAGTTCAATTTTTCATGTTTCAATTTCTTCTTTacgcataaataaaaatattttttttctgttaccaTTTTTTATTGTAACTCTTATTTTAATTCTAGTTTTATTGGAAAAAAAGTACCTACACTGATAAAGAGTATAAGATGTGCAAATTTTAATGATTGGTTAATTGGAAGTTAATAAGAGTGTTGGGAGTAATAAGCCTGAATATAGCAAGTGTATATCAAGTATGGCAAGTATAATCCTTAGTAAAAGAAGATATTGGAGGGACTTCAAGATGGAAGAGACGACACAACCGAAGGGGAGAACCAAGAGTGTGGAGATTATAACCGGATTCCATTCTCGTaagtgactttgttctttgtgtgactgaaatgtaagcaatagctgtgtttccatcctaaatgcaaattaaatttatttgcaaaactagaaaatcgcattaaagataagcaaataaagcagcgtttccatccaatgagtcaaagagaacaaaatcgtcacttcctaattaactgacgccaaatatcaacagtaaaaacagaatttactgcggtagaagaagctatATAAAACTTTTctctatttaataaatgactttttccTCAGAGGATGAtgccgacacacaatgaacaGGTGGTgacgtttgaagccatgagacattTGAAAAACGTTGaggtggtataccttgaaaaggggtatcgtcccatgcctaagcagcataacacttttaagatctaaaaattaattcttaaaaataaaatctcaagcaaaaagattccaatggtgCCGCCTGCTGGTATATGAAGAATATGGTTAATACTGATGAACttcacactcaaatgtttgcacatcatcagcatgctgattttcttcatttcttaagcagcaaaagATATTTTTACACTAGTTtattggccagttgtagtcaatgcaatgctaaacgtttattgttccactataatttgttcGTTTTGTCTCATGTCATCCCAcaacaacatcatatagtttagaatactgtacaatgttttataataattaattattttagtctccatttcattcagcatattttaaattaggggaatccacgttttctgacatattttaaatcagggtttctgcaggtttcaccaagtttaatttaagatgttttaagacatttttaagaccattatgaatgaaattttagactaaggaatttttcaaatgccccagatgaaaaagatttttatttgtcctatcaaaaaatattataatttaacacatttaataataaaataataatggaataataatattaaattattttagagttttcttagcaaaagatcttaaatattgtgtaaaaacaagagagctcgacttgtatccacacacttttttccaaaataaactttctttaaagtaaaaaacaaatgaacaaattgttttaaaaactataataaactaaatctatgcacaacaatctgtccaggtcgatgtcctcagcagtaaacacatggagcacgtttaaacaaatgttattgtaaggaaaataattaaagcattatgataaatagagttaaaatgacctttttgaataaaaagtttaaagttttatt
The Danio rerio strain Tuebingen ecotype United States chromosome 4, GRCz12tu, whole genome shotgun sequence genome window above contains:
- the LOC141381692 gene encoding uncharacterized protein, yielding MAFIKEESEDVKVEETFTVKQEDLQELTDLIKENEGSKEEEHHVKIEEKTNLQTDVILKRRDKNRFTYTCPQCGKSLASKSKLKIHMRIHTGEKPFTCTQCGKSFRQSSSFNKHTRIHTGEKPFTCTQCGKSFRQSSSLNQHTRIHTGERPFTCTQCGRSFKCSSHLNHHMMIHTGEKPFTCTQCGKSFRQSSSFNKHMRIHTGKKPFTCTQCGKSFSQSSHLNRHTRIHTGEKPFTCTLCGKSFNRSSHLNKHMRIHTGE